The Halostagnicola larsenii XH-48 region GACGCCGTCCGGAAGCTTCGAGATCACGTCGCGGATCCGATTGCCACAGAGCAGGCTGTCCTGATCGACTTCGATTTCGAGGACTTCCGCCCGGTCCGACTCGAGCATCGCGACGTTTTCCGTGCGCCGTGCGCGGGTGAATCGGGTGATCTCTTCGGAGGTGACCAGCCGCGGATTGACGGCGACGTCGATGCCGACAGTTTCGAAGAGGTCGACGTACTCGCCGTACTCGACGATGCCGATGGTTCGCTCGACGCCGATGCGTTTCGCGAGCAACGAGACGAGGAGGTTCTTCTCGTCGCTATCGAGCGCCGCGACGACGATGTCGGACTCGTCGACGTGCTCGCGGACGAGAAAGTCGATGTCGGTCGCGTCGCTTTCTAACACTAACGTGTTCGGGAGACGTTCGGCGAGTTCGCGAGCGCGCTCGTGGTTCTGCTCTATCAGCCGCGGGGAGAGTCCTTCTTCTTCGAATATTCGGGCCGTCTGGTAGCCGATTTCGCTCCCGCCGACGATGACGATCTCGTTTGCGTCCTCGAGCGTCGGCGCGGGCGTCAGCGAACTGGCGAAGCCGCGGACGCTTTCGGACGAGCCGATGACGACGATGGCGTCGTTGGGTTCGATGACCGTCTCACCGGTGGGAATCACGACGTCCCCGTTGCGAAAGAGCGCCGCGAACGTCAGCGACTCGTACCGATCGGCCTCCGCGACCGTCTCCCCGGCGATCGGGCTATCCGATTCGACCTCGAACTCCGCCATCTGGACGAGTCCACCCCCGAACGTATCGACGTCGTGAGCGCCCGGGAGGCTGGCAATCTTCACGATCGTCTGTGCGGTGTGGAGATTCGTACAGACCATGAAGTCGACGCCGAACGCGCCCTCGGCGTGTTCCCAGGTCCGTAACAACGTCGTGTCCTTCACGCGAGAGATCGTGAACGGGTCGTCGAGGGTTTTGGCCGCCCCGCAGACGACGATGTTCGTCTCGTCGCGGTCGGTGCTCGCGATCACCATATCCGCCTCCTCGACGCCCGCTTCCTCGAGGGTACTTCGTGTGGTTCCGTCGCCCTCGATGGCAAGTACGTCAAGCGAGTACGTGAGCGATTCGATGCGTTCGGAGTCGGTGTCGACGACGACGACATCGTGGTCGTCGGCGAGCCCTTCCGCGATGTTCGAACCGACCTCACCCGCGCCGATGATGATTATGCGCACGCGAGCGCCACCTGCAACATACGAACGGCTATTCGACGGAGGTGTAAGTCCGTTTCCATTGCCGATACTCGGATTTCGGCGGGGGCTTCCCGCTCGTCGGTATCGATCGGTACCAGCCCCTCAGACCGGTCGATCAGGGCATCTCGTGAACCGTGAGTTCGACGTCGCGTTGCTCCCCTTCGATATCGGCGACGAGCCGTCTAACGACCTCTCTGGCTTCCTCGAGCAGTCGGGGCTGTACCTTCCCGACGACCCAATCGAGCGAGACGAACCGCGGGAGCGAGATCGCGTTTCCGTCGGCCGAGTGGGGATCGTACACCGCCTCGAAGTAGATTCGGCTGGCCGTCTCGATCCCCTCGGGAGCCGCCTCGGGTGCCGGTTCGACCCGCCAGGTTCCGCGGGCGTCGACGTCCTTGCGAAGCTCCCATTCGAGCGTGTGCGGTTCATCGACGGCCACGACCTCGGAGCGGGCGGTGTACCCGAGTTTCCACCAGGTCAGCCGAAGGTCGTATATCGCGCCAACGCCGTTCTCGTCGCCCCCGCGGCGCTTTCGAACGGACTCGAGGTGCTCCGTGTACCGCGGGTAGTCGGTAAAGGAAACGACGTACGGGAACACGTCCGCCGGCGACCGGTGGGCGACGGTGCTGAGGAGGATCCTGTCCACGATTTCGCTATGGCTGCGCTGAACGTAAGGATTTTCGTCTCGTCGCGGATCGGCTGTTTCCGCCGTCGGTTCGACGACCTATCTCCGCCGGTTCGGTTGATCCACGCTCGCCGGTTCGGTCGATCTATCTCCGTCAGTTCGTCCGAACCACTCCGTCGATTCACCCGTTTCACTACCTTTCTATACGCCGGCCGAGAACACCGGCGCATGCGAGATATCTGTATCGTCGGCGGCGGCGTCGCCGGGCTTGCCGCGTCGATCTTCACGGCTCGAGCGGGACTGGATACCATCGTGGTCGACGGCGGGGAATCCATCCTCGCGCGGAACGCCAGCCTCGAGAACTATCCGGGGTTTCCAGACGGGGTCGACGCGCGGCGGTACCTGCGTCTGGTTCACGAACAGGCACAGGGCGCGGGCGTCGAGGTCGAACTCGGCCGGGTCTCGAGCGTCGAGCGGATCGAGGAGACGAACCCCGAATCGGGGTTCGTCCTCGAAACCGACGGCGGGGACCCGCTCGAGGTCCGGCGGGTGATCGCCGCCTCGTGGTCCGACAGCGAGTACCTGGTTCCGCTGGACGTGGGCCGCATCCAGCGCGGGAGCAAACACTACGTGAACGTCGACGAAGACGGCCGAACCGCCGTCGAGGGCGTCTACGCGGCGGGGCGACTCGCCGGCGAACCCCACCAGACGATCGTCGCGGCCGGTCACGGCGCGAAAGTCGGACTGACCGCGATTCACGACTCGGACGTCAACTTCTATCACGACTGGGTCGTCCCGGAAGGCTATTTCACCGGCCGCGATCGGGACGTGCCGCCGGGCTGTGAGGAGATCGACGACGAGGAACGGCTGGAACGCGATGTCGCGGCGCGGGAGACGATCCTCGAGGCCTTCGCGGAACCGCTCGCGGAGAAACCGACCATGCACCCGAGCGTCGACCGGGAGTGAGTCGACGCGCCGACCTGTGTCGACCAGCAGCGAGTCGAACTTCCGATCTGGGTTTCCGTCGAATCCTCGCTACGCTTAACATACCTCCCCCGAGAAAGGCAAACGAATGCTCGAGGGAGTCAACGTCGCGCTCGGGGTGTCCGGATCGATCGCCGCCGTCAAAACGGTCGAACTCGCCCACGAGTTGCGACGCCGGGGTGCAAGCGTTCGCGCCGTGATGACCGACAGTGCCCGACACATCATCCACCCGTGGTCGCTCGAGTTCGCCACCGAAAACGACGTCGTCACCGAAATCACGGGCGGCGTCGAGCACGTTGAACTCTGCGGCTACGACGGCTGGGCCGACGTCCTGTTGATCGCGCCGGCGACCGCGAACACGGTCGGAAAGATCGCCGGGGCGGTCGACGACACGCCGGTAACGACCTGTGCGACGACCGCGCTGGGCGCGGACACGCCGGTCGTTATCGCCCCCGCGATGCACGAACCGATGTACGACCACCCCGGCGTTCTCGAGGCGATCGAGACCCTCGACGACTGGGGCGTCGCGTTCGTCGATCCCCGGATCGAAGAGGGCAAAGCGAAGATCGCGAGCGAGGAGGCCATCGTCTGCGAGACCGCTCGAGCCGCGGGCGAACGGCCGCTCGCGAGCGAACACGTCGTCGTCACCAGCGGGGCGACCAGCGAGCCGATCGATCCCGTCCGCGTGCTGACGAACCGCTCGTCGGGGCGGATGGGCCGAGCCGTCGCGCGGGCCTGTTACGTCCGCGGCGCGGACGTAACGCTCGTCCACGGCGTCGTCGGCCCGCACTCGCTCCAACGCTCGTCGCCGGTCGCCGGTCTCTCCGGAGGCGATTCGGGAGTAGCGCTTCCGTACGCGAGCGTCGAGCAGGTCGAAACCGCCGCAGAGCTACTCGAGGCCACGCTCGAGGCCTGTTCGACGGCCGACGCGCTCGTTTCGGCTGCGGCGATCGGCGATTACACGCTCGAGCCGAGTGCAGAGAAACTCCGCTCCGGCGCGGAGCGAACGCTCGACCTCGAGCCGACGGCAAAGGTGATCGACGAGGTTCGGGATCGGCACCCGGACCTCCCGATCGTCGGCTTCAAGGCCGAGACCACCGGCGACGACGAGGCGATGATCGAGGCGGCCCGGAAGACGCTCGAGCGTGCGGACCTGACGTTCGTCGTCGCGAACGACGCGAGCGTGATGGGATCGGACCGGACGCGGGCGCTGTTGGTCCACGCGGAGAACGCGGCCCGCTACGAGGGTACGAAAGCCGGACTCAGCGGTGAGATCGCCGACTCGATCGCCGTCGTTCTCACGGACGAATCCTCGCGCTGACGGCGTCTCATCTCGCGATCGAGTCCCCGGGCTGACTGCGGCGTCTCGGACGATTCCTCCATCCGCTAGCGACTCGTCGCTGAACCCCATCCTCGAGTTATCGGGCTTTCAACCTGTTCGTTCGGCGCTCTCAGGATCGTCAACTTTTACTCCCCAACCGACCCATCCACGACATGGATCAGTTACAGCGGTCACTACTCGAGGCCCCGATTATCGAGAAAGACGGGTATCATTACTTCGTCCATCCGATCAGCGACGGGGTTCCGAAACTCGATCCCGGACTCTTGCGCGAGATCGTGATCCGGATTATTCGAAAGGCGAAACTCGAGGAAGTCGATCGTATCGTCACGCCCGCGGCCATGGGAATTCACATCTCCACGGCCGTATCGTTGATGACGGACATCCCGCTGACGGTGATTCGAAAACGACAGTACGGACTCGAAGACGAAGTCGCCATCTCCCAGCAGACCGGTTACTCGGAAAACGAGATGTACATCAACGACGTTCGCGAGGGCGAACGCGTCCTCGTCCTCGACGACGTGCTCTCGACCGGCGGCACGCTGGCTGCCGTCCTCGAGGCGCTTGACGAAATCGGTGCCGAGGTCGTCGACACGGTCGCGGTAATCAAGAAGGTCGGCGGCGAAAACAAAGTCGAGGACGTCGACCACCACGTCAAGACGCTGGTCAACGTCGACGTCGTCGACGGTGAGGTCGTTATCGTCGACGAAAACGGCGACTGATCGAACGCCCCAAGCGCTGGTCGACGCAATATTTAATTCGATTTGAGATAACGATAGGACGTGTACTCGAGTCACACGGTTGGTTCATGCGCCGATTGAACGCCCAATCAGGGGACCTTCCGACTCGCCGCCAGTTGCTCGGCGGCGTCGGTTCGGTACTCGTCGGGAGTGCAGCGGGGTGTCTCGACGCGGACTCCGGTGAGGTTTCGTTTCCGCTCGAGGTCCGGTTAGAAGTGGATGCGGACAACTCGGACCGCCTCGAGTGGACCGCCGCGGTCGCGCAGGTGATGGAAAACACCGGTTACTTCGACGTCGAAGTCAAAGAGTACGAGTTCGACGATTTTCTCGAACGCATCTTTCAGGTCGACTATCCCGAAACGGGAAATATCCCGTTTCTCAGTATTTCGGGGACGTTCAATCCGGAGAGCTTCTGTGATTCGCTCCACGGCACGGCAAATCAGGGCCAGTGTTGTAACCTGAACGGACTCGGCTACGACGAACTCGACCGGATGATCGATCGCGCGCGCTTTGGCACCGACGTCGTCGACGATCCGGCGCTCCGGGCGCGACGATACGACGAAATCTGGCGCGAGTTAGCCGAGTACCGCGGCAGTTCACCGATCACGTTCATCACCGAAGAGTACGTCCGAAGTACGGACGTACGCGGCTTTTCCCCGTATCCGTTTACCGAGGGGACGCTCGATTACTCGCTGCACTCGCCGGCCGCTCGAGTTCTCACCTGGATCGATCGGGACGCCGACGGCGAGGGAGATTCCGACTGGTCGACGTACGAGTCGGGCGGTACGCTCCGGTACGGATTCGACGCGAACATCAACTCGTTCGATCCGCCCTACAGCACCGATACGCACTCGACGACGGCACAGTCGCTCATTTTCGAAGGGCTAACCGCGATGGATGCCGATGGGAACGTCTATCCCTGGTTGGCAAAACGCCAGGAGGAACTCGATGTGCAGGATATCGACCGCACCGCGTACGAACCGTATATGCGAACCGTCTCGGCCGACGACGACGGCGTCCTCGAGTTCGAGGGCGACGAACCGGTTCAGACCGTCGTGGTTCATCCGGACGACGATCGGATCGCCGACGGCGAGGTTCGCGTTCTCACGCCCGACGGCGCGGCCGATGCGGTCGGCAATGGGGTCTATGGAATGCAGTATCGATACCACCTTCACGAGGGCGTCAGGTTCCACAACGGCGAAGAGTTGACCGCCGAACACGTGGTGGCGACCGCAAAGCGCTACGAGAACTCCGACATCTCCGCACAGACGTTCGATTCGGTACTCCACGTCGAGTCCGTCGACGAGTACGTCGTCGATATCTACGCGCAGGTGCCGGACGCCGAAGCCGAGCGGGAACTCCCGAGCTTCCGGATCCACGCGCTCGAACAGGCGGAACTGCCCGCCAACGGCATCGATCCACTCGACGGAAGCCCGCCGATCGGTACCGGCCCCTACGAGTTCGAGACGTTCGAGGACGGACAGTACTTCGTGGCACGAAAAACGGACGACTACTGGCTCGAGCAAAAAGGGCTGGACGCCCTCGAGTGGTACGACGGTCCCGAGGGGTTCCCCGCCGGGCCCGTCATCGACGAGATCGACATCAAAATCATTTCGGGCGATTCGACGCGAAGCACTGCACTCCAGAACGGCGAAATCGACATCACGTTCGGGCTCGTTTCCTCGACGCTCGAGGCCTACGACTCGGACGACGGTTACGTCGTCGACTCGATCCAGAGCGGCGGCTATCAGTTCCTCCAGTATCCCGTCACCGTCGAACCGTGGGACGACGAGCGGTTTCGACGGGCCGTCAATCACCTCGTCCCTCGAGAGCGCATCGTCGAAAACGTCCTCGACGGCTGGGGCGACCCCGCGTGGACGATGCTTCCGGAAGTCGCACGCGAAACCGGTACGGCCGACTACGAGGCGCTCGAGTCCGACCTCGGGGAGAAAAACGCGTTCGATACGGAGACCGCGATCGAATTGATCGAAACAGTCATCGACGACCGCGGATACGACTCGAGCGTCCAATGACGTTCCGACGGTTCGTCCTGCGACGGTTGCTGTTGATCGTCCCGATCCTGCTGGGTGTCTCGGTACTCACGTTCGCGCTCGTCCACCTGACGCCCGGTGACCCGATCAGCCGCATGGTCGCCCAGAACCCGCACGTGACCGCGGCCGAGGAGGCGCAACTTCGCGCCCAGTACGGCCTCGACGGCCCCGTCTGGGAGCAGTATCTGATGTGGCTCGGAAACGTCCTCTCCGGTGACCTCGGAACGGTCTACGGATCGAACCGGTCGGTTTCTGAAGTCATTCTCTTGCGACTCCCCGAAACCGTCGCGCTCGGCGTCTTCGGCTGGGTGTTCGCTATCGGCATCGCGATTCCGACCGGAATATACGCCGCGATCCGAAAGGGAACGGTCGGCGATACGGCCAGCCGAGTCCTCGCGCTGTCGGGAGCGTCGATTCCGAACTTCTGGCTCGGGCTGTTGCTCATCCTCGTGTTCGTGTTGTGGATGGGGTGGTGGGACGTACGGCCGCCGCGTGAACCGCTTACGCATCCGTCGGTGCTGTGGCACCTCGTCCTGCCGGGTATTACGGTCGGGACGGCGACGTGTGCGTCGGTCATGCGCGTTCTCCGCAGGTCGATGGCAGAAGAACTGAACAAGGAGTACACCACCGCCGCAAGAGCAAAGGGGCTCCCCGAACGGCAGGTCGTCTGCAAGCACGTACTTCGAAATTCGTTGAGTGCGGTCGTCACCATCGTCGCGACGCTGACCGCCGGCATCGTCGCCGGCGCCGTCGTCGTCGAGGTCGTGTTCGCCTGGCCCGGCCTCGGACAGGAACTCGTCGGGGCGATCCACGGTCACGAGATCAACCTCGTGGTGGGAATAACGCTCCTTACCGCGGTGTTCGTCGTCCTCTGTAACCTGCTCGCGGATATCATCTACGCGGTGCTCGATCCGCGGATCAGATATGACTGACAAACAATCCGGTCGCGGCCGAATTCGGATCCACGGATTCGAATCCGAACGCGACGGCGCTCGAGACGGACCGACTCACCGGACGAGACTTCCTCGAGAGGATTCGGTCGATTGGGGCTCGGACGCACGAACCGAGCCGACCACGCGCTGGCGGCGCGACCTCTCGCGGTTCGCTCGAAACCGCGAGGCGCTGGTGGGACTCTTGATCGTCCTCTCGATGGCGGTCCTTTCGATCTTCGCCCGGCCGATAGAACTCTGGGGTCTGACAGTCCAGCCGGTTTCGCTGGCGCCGTATTCCCCCTCGGAAATCCTCTGGCTCACCCAGGACGTCTCGCCCTACGACCCGCCGTCGCTGGCGCACCCGATGGGCGTCGACGGCGAGGGACGCGACGTCTTTTCGCGGGTGCTGACCGGCGGTCGCTACAGCATCTCGATCGGGCTCGTCGTCGTCACGATCACGAGCGTGATCGGCATCGTGTACGGCTCCATCTCCGGCTATTACGGCGGCTGGGTCGACGAACTCCTGATGCGGTTCGTCGACGTTATCCTCGCGTTTCCGGGGCTCGTCCTGGCGCTGGTCGTCGTCGCGCTGTTCGAGAGCGGCTACTGGCAACTGGTCGTCGCGTTCTCCGTGTTCGGCTGGGCGGGGTACGCTCGAGTCATCCGCGGGGAAGTACTCTCCGTCAAAGAATCGGAGTACGTCCTCGCGGCGAAAGCGCTCGGGGCCGGCGATCGATCGGTGCTGTTCAGGCACGTCGTGCCCAACGCCGCCCCGCCGGTCATCGTCCTCGCAACGCTCAACATCGGGACGGTCGTCATCGGCGTGGCCGCCCTCGGCTTTCTCGGCCTCGGCCTGTCGCCGGCGACCGCCGAGTGGGGGACGATGCTCGAGGGCGCTCGAGACGCGATCATCCAAGGACCGGGCGGCGACGCTCGCTGGTGGGTGACGGTCTTCCCCGGCGGCGCGATTTTCGTCTTCGTGCTGTCGATCAACCTGATCGGCGACGCCATCAACGAGACGCTCGACGCCCGCGGAACCGACTCGGCGACCCGAACCGAATTGCGATGATCCCTCGCTCCCGCGAATCGCTGTTTCGAAGATTGCCCTGTTTCCTCGACCGACACTGAACAGGCGTTTCGTCCCGCTCGTCGAATGTCTTTTTGTGATAGACCGGATGGGAAGTAGTATGTCAAACGACGAATCGGCGGCCGAACGAATCGCATATCGGCGACAGAACGCCGTCGACCCCGAAGCGTTTCTCCGCGACCTTGCGGTCATCGAACCGACCGATCAGGACGAGAACCTCCAGTTCACCCCCAAATTCGTCTCCAGGATCGATCGACAGCTCGAGCAGGTTCGCTCGACGGGCGTCGAGACGGCCGATATCGCCGTCATGTTCGGCGTCGACGAGGAGCACGTGACGGAGGCAGATCGATCGTACACGGCCTACAAGACCCACGCGACGGTTCGAAACTGGCCGTCGGAGGCGGCCCTCGAGCTAGACGTCGCGACCGACAGGGAACTCCGCGCGGAGACCGACCGATGGGACGAGGTGCCGCCCAGACAACGCTACCGGCTGTTACAATCGCTTCGGTCGTTTCGGGACGACTGTCCCTTCTGTGGGGGGTCGGTATCGATCGGCGACGAAACGGTCGAGTCTTGCTGTGGAGATACCGAGGTCGTGACGGTCGGCTGCGGGGACTGTGACCGTCGATTCCTCGAGTTCTCCGCAGATTCCATCCGGGGGGCGTGACGCGGCCACCCTTGAGGGGGAGCAGGGCTGTCGGGCGCTTCTTCCATCAGAACTGTCTTCTGCCGGAGCCGTTTGCGAGGAGGCCAGTTTGCCGTCGGGATGGCCCCGTGGATAACGTTCATGCCGAATCGGTCGATAGGTTCTGACGATGACGTTCCGGGATCAGATCGACCGACTCCGACAGCCGGCGTATACCGGGGAAAACCGGTGTACTCCGTGCACTATTCTAAACGTCGTGATCGCAGCCGTGCTCGTCGCTGTCGCCGTCGGTGTTACCGTCTCAAACACCGGTCTCGCCGCCGCGACGGTCGTCGGAACGGTGCTTGCGGCCGTCTCGGGAGCGACGATTTATCTCCGCGGCTATCTCGTTCCGGGCACCCCGCGGCTGACGGAGGCCATGCTGCCGGCTCGAGTCCGTCAGTGGTTCGAGAAGCGGCCGTCGGGCGTCGACGACGATGCCCCGGTTGACTTGGCGTTAAAAGGCGTCGGCGCAACGTCGAACACGGACGCCCGACGGCGGTCCGACGAGCGTTCCCGTACGGGGGCGACGACTGAGGACGCGCCCGACTCGATCGAGGACGACCCGGACGGTACTGTGACTGATGAGTGAGCGAAAATCCCCGTACTGGACGGACCTGCTCTTATGACGTGATGTGGACTGTCGTCTCGTCGTACAGCCCACGACGTTTCGCATCGTCGACGTTGAGCGCCGCGCTGATCGTGTACTCGCCCGGTTCGGCGGGTTCCCACTCCCGGTCGGATACCTGAAACAGCTGCGACCAGCGTCTGCGAAACTGGCGTCGCTCGCCGCGGTCAAAGTGGAGCTCGCCCGTCCGGTCAGGCGGGTCCCGCCTCGAGGTTCGTGAGGCCTCCGGCGCGTCGTCGATCGACCACGTCCAGCAGATTGGAGAGCGCGTCCTGATCGTGATCGGGATCGGCAACGCGTTTTTCATCGTCACCGTAAACGGGATCGGCGTCTCTGGTGCAACCTCCGGTGTGGGAGTCGAAACGCGCACTGAAATGGCGCGTCGGCGAATACCGTGGGGAATCAACCGCTTGCTCCACGCCGAGCCGTTGATCGACCGCGCGGCCTGCGGACCCTCCGAGGACGAGCGTTCGGTGGGCGAGAACTGATCGTCGTCCCGGGAAAGCGCGTCCGACTCGTAAATCCGGCGCATTACCACCAGTAGGCGCCTCCGACGACAAAATCTTTCCGAGAACTCAGTCGTCCGCGATCGTTCCGTCGGTGCGGGAGCCGTCGCGTTCGGCCGTTCGGCTATCGTACTCGTCGTCGTAGCGCAGACAGTCGATCTCGTGGGTCCGAGATAGTTCGACGGTCGACGGGTCGGTCGTTTCACACGGCGAGACGAACCGCTCGTCGAGCGTTTCCGCGGCGGCGGTGCTATCGACCGAGTGCAACTCATCTATCGCACTCGCGAGCAGGTCCTCAGCGGCGGGATCGGACAGGCGCTCGGGAATCCCGAACTCCGATCGGACCAGTTCGTCGATCCGCGCCCGGGAAAGCACACTTGGGTCCTCTCGAGCCGATTCATCGGTGATCGTGGCGAGTTCGTCGACGGATTCGGCGTCCTCGGCCCGGAGTTTAAAGTTCAGCACCGATCGCCACGCGGACTGCTCGAGGTCGAACTCCTCGGGCTGGATAACGCGGGGACACCGCGTGTGGAACCGACAGCCCGAGGGCGGGTCGATCGGGGACGGGACCTGTCCCTCGAGGAGGATTTTTTCGCCCTCCCAGAGGGGGTCCGGTTCGGGAATCGCAGAGAGTAGCGCCTCTGTGTAGGGATGGTACGGCTCTGCGAACACCTCTTCTGTCGTGCCGACCTCGGCGAACTCGCCGAGGTACATCACCGCGATCCGGTCTGCGATGTGTTCGACGACGCTGAGATCGTGTGCGATGAAGATATACGAGAGGTCGAACTCCTCTTGGAGATCCTCGAGCAGATTCAGGATCTGCGCCTGCACGCTGACGTCGAGGGCGCTCACGGGTTCGTCGCAGACGATGATCTCCGGGTCGACCGCCAGCGCTCGAGCGATGCCGATCCGCTGGCGCTGTCCGCCGGAGAACTCGTGTGGATAGCGGTAGGCGTGGGTCGGGTTGAGCCCGACGATTTCGAGCAGTTCCTGTACTCGCTCGGTTCGAGCCGCTCCCTCGGCGATACCGTGGATGTCGAGCGGTTCGCCGATGATGTCGCCGACGGTGAGACGCGGGTTCAGACTCGAGAACGGGTCCTGAAAGATGTACTGGAGGTCAGTTCGCAGGTCCCGAAGCTCCGAACTCGAGAGATCGGTTAGCTCGATCTCTCGAGTCGTGCCGTCGTCCGTCCGTTTGGCGTACGTAATCGAGCCGCCGGTCGGCTCGATGAGTCGCAGCATCGATCGACCGAGCGTCGTCTTGCCACAGCCGCTCTCGCCGACGATACCCAGGGTTTCGCCGGGGTACAACTCAAGGTCGATCCCGTCGACCGCCTTGACGAGTTCCGACCGGCCGAGGAGGGTATCGAGAAACCCGCTGTTGGATTCGTAGTGTTTCCGCAGGCCGTCGGTCCGCAAGATCGGTTGGTCGTCGTTACTCATGTCGCTCACCCGGTATGCGTTCGTTCGGGACGTGATCGTCCTCGACGGTGACGGTGTAGCTGATTCCTTCCTCGAGGTCGCCGGTGTACTCGAGACACTTCGCGGACCGACCCTTTCCGTCGACGTCGTCGAACTCGACCATCCGGGGCTCTTTTCGCTGACAGCTCCGTTCCGCGTACGGACAGCGCGGGTGGAAGCTACACCCCGATGGCGTCTCGATCAGGTCGGGCATCGTCCCGGGGATCGTCTGTAGTCGGTCGCGGTCGTCGCCGATCCGCGGGATCGAACTCATCAGTCCGACGGTGTAGGGGTGTTTCGGGTCGTAGTACAGCTCTTCGACCGGCGACTTCTCGACGGGCTGGCCCGCGTACATCACCATCACCCGGTCACAGAGTTCGGCGACGACGCCGAGGTCGTGGGTGATGAGCTGGACCGCGGTATCGAACTCGTCGGTGAGTTCCTCGAGCAGATCCAGAATCTTCGCTTCGGTCGTCACGTCCAGCGCCGTCGTCGGTTCGTCGGCGATGATAACGTCGGGATCACAGGAAAGCGCCATGGCGATCACCGCCCGCTGTTGCATTCCGCCGGAGAACTCGTGTGGGTAATCCGAGTACCGGTTCTCGGCGTCCGGAATGCCGACCGTATCGAGCAGTTCGATTCCGCGCTCTTTGGCTTCTGCGTCGTCGTAGTCGAGATGGTGTCTGATCGCCTCGGCGATCTGTTCCCCGACGGTGTAGACGGGATTGAGTGCGGTCTGGGCGTCCTGAAAGATCATCGAAATGTTGTTCCCACGGAGTCGTCGAATCGCCCCCTCCGGCGCCCGGAGCAGTTCGGCGTAGCGGCTGTCACCGTCGTGAACGATGAAGTCCTCCTCGTCGATCAGTCCGAGTTTCGTTGCGTACCCCTGATCGACCACGTCGCGCATGCCGAGGTCGCCATTCGCATACAACTGGTGCAAGTCGACCCCTTCGTGTTCGGGGTCGCCGGTCGCGTCCGCCCCGGAAACGCCGCGTTCCTCGAGCCGGTCGACGACGTCGTCGAACGAAGACTCGCGTCGCAGTCGTTCGATGTCGACGACGTTGTCGGGGTAGGATTCCTCGAGTTCCTCGACGGTCTCTGGCTCACAGAATCGGATTGAGCCGTGTTCGATCTCGCCGGGACTCTCGATGAGACGCAGCAGCGATAGCGCAGTCACGCTTTTTCCCGCCCCGCTCTCGCCGACGACGCCGAACTTCTCGCCGGCGTCGATCGTGTAAGAGAGATCGTCGACCGCCGTAACGACGCCTTCTGCG contains the following coding sequences:
- a CDS encoding SRPBCC family protein, producing the protein MDRILLSTVAHRSPADVFPYVVSFTDYPRYTEHLESVRKRRGGDENGVGAIYDLRLTWWKLGYTARSEVVAVDEPHTLEWELRKDVDARGTWRVEPAPEAAPEGIETASRIYFEAVYDPHSADGNAISLPRFVSLDWVVGKVQPRLLEEAREVVRRLVADIEGEQRDVELTVHEMP
- a CDS encoding ABC transporter substrate-binding protein, producing the protein MRRLNAQSGDLPTRRQLLGGVGSVLVGSAAGCLDADSGEVSFPLEVRLEVDADNSDRLEWTAAVAQVMENTGYFDVEVKEYEFDDFLERIFQVDYPETGNIPFLSISGTFNPESFCDSLHGTANQGQCCNLNGLGYDELDRMIDRARFGTDVVDDPALRARRYDEIWRELAEYRGSSPITFITEEYVRSTDVRGFSPYPFTEGTLDYSLHSPAARVLTWIDRDADGEGDSDWSTYESGGTLRYGFDANINSFDPPYSTDTHSTTAQSLIFEGLTAMDADGNVYPWLAKRQEELDVQDIDRTAYEPYMRTVSADDDGVLEFEGDEPVQTVVVHPDDDRIADGEVRVLTPDGAADAVGNGVYGMQYRYHLHEGVRFHNGEELTAEHVVATAKRYENSDISAQTFDSVLHVESVDEYVVDIYAQVPDAEAERELPSFRIHALEQAELPANGIDPLDGSPPIGTGPYEFETFEDGQYFVARKTDDYWLEQKGLDALEWYDGPEGFPAGPVIDEIDIKIISGDSTRSTALQNGEIDITFGLVSSTLEAYDSDDGYVVDSIQSGGYQFLQYPVTVEPWDDERFRRAVNHLVPRERIVENVLDGWGDPAWTMLPEVARETGTADYEALESDLGEKNAFDTETAIELIETVIDDRGYDSSVQ
- the trkA gene encoding Trk system potassium transporter TrkA, which translates into the protein MRIIIIGAGEVGSNIAEGLADDHDVVVVDTDSERIESLTYSLDVLAIEGDGTTRSTLEEAGVEEADMVIASTDRDETNIVVCGAAKTLDDPFTISRVKDTTLLRTWEHAEGAFGVDFMVCTNLHTAQTIVKIASLPGAHDVDTFGGGLVQMAEFEVESDSPIAGETVAEADRYESLTFAALFRNGDVVIPTGETVIEPNDAIVVIGSSESVRGFASSLTPAPTLEDANEIVIVGGSEIGYQTARIFEEEGLSPRLIEQNHERARELAERLPNTLVLESDATDIDFLVREHVDESDIVVAALDSDEKNLLVSLLAKRIGVERTIGIVEYGEYVDLFETVGIDVAVNPRLVTSEEITRFTRARRTENVAMLESDRAEVLEIEVDQDSLLCGNRIRDVISKLPDGVVIGAITRDDELITPRGETVVDAGDHVVVFVETDVLGDVSDAL
- a CDS encoding NAD(P)/FAD-dependent oxidoreductase; amino-acid sequence: MRDICIVGGGVAGLAASIFTARAGLDTIVVDGGESILARNASLENYPGFPDGVDARRYLRLVHEQAQGAGVEVELGRVSSVERIEETNPESGFVLETDGGDPLEVRRVIAASWSDSEYLVPLDVGRIQRGSKHYVNVDEDGRTAVEGVYAAGRLAGEPHQTIVAAGHGAKVGLTAIHDSDVNFYHDWVVPEGYFTGRDRDVPPGCEEIDDEERLERDVAARETILEAFAEPLAEKPTMHPSVDRE
- the coaBC gene encoding bifunctional phosphopantothenoylcysteine decarboxylase/phosphopantothenate--cysteine ligase CoaBC, whose protein sequence is MLEGVNVALGVSGSIAAVKTVELAHELRRRGASVRAVMTDSARHIIHPWSLEFATENDVVTEITGGVEHVELCGYDGWADVLLIAPATANTVGKIAGAVDDTPVTTCATTALGADTPVVIAPAMHEPMYDHPGVLEAIETLDDWGVAFVDPRIEEGKAKIASEEAIVCETARAAGERPLASEHVVVTSGATSEPIDPVRVLTNRSSGRMGRAVARACYVRGADVTLVHGVVGPHSLQRSSPVAGLSGGDSGVALPYASVEQVETAAELLEATLEACSTADALVSAAAIGDYTLEPSAEKLRSGAERTLDLEPTAKVIDEVRDRHPDLPIVGFKAETTGDDEAMIEAARKTLERADLTFVVANDASVMGSDRTRALLVHAENAARYEGTKAGLSGEIADSIAVVLTDESSR
- the hpt gene encoding hypoxanthine/guanine phosphoribosyltransferase, which codes for MDQLQRSLLEAPIIEKDGYHYFVHPISDGVPKLDPGLLREIVIRIIRKAKLEEVDRIVTPAAMGIHISTAVSLMTDIPLTVIRKRQYGLEDEVAISQQTGYSENEMYINDVREGERVLVLDDVLSTGGTLAAVLEALDEIGAEVVDTVAVIKKVGGENKVEDVDHHVKTLVNVDVVDGEVVIVDENGD